Proteins encoded together in one Carya illinoinensis cultivar Pawnee chromosome 3, C.illinoinensisPawnee_v1, whole genome shotgun sequence window:
- the LOC122304219 gene encoding DNA repair protein RAD51 homolog encodes MEQQRNQKMAQAQQNDEVEEIQHGPFPVEQLQASGIASIDIKKLRDAGLCTVESVAYSPRKDLLQIKGISEAKVDKIVEAASKLIPLGFTSASQLHAQRLEIIQITSGSRELDKILEGGIETGSITEIYGEFRSGKTQLCHTLCVTCQLPLDQGGGEGKAMYIDAEGTFRPQRLLQIADRFGLNGADVLENVAYARAYNTDHQSRLLLEAASMMVETRFALMIVDSATALYRTDFSGRGELSARQMHLAKFLRSLQKLADEFGVAVVITNQVVAQVDGSAIFAGPQIKPIGGNIMAHASTTRLALRKGRAEERICKVISSPCLAEAEARFQISAEGVTDVKD; translated from the exons ATGGAGCAGCAAAGGAATCAGAAGATGGCACAAGCACAACAAAACGACGAAGTAGAAGAGATACAGCATGGGCCATTCCCTGTTGAACAGCTTCAG GCGTCGGGCATTGCTTCCATTGATATTAAGAAGCTCAGAGATGCGGGTCTTTGCACTGTCGAGTCTGTTGCATACTCTCCTCGGAAGGATCTCCTGCAAATCAAAGGAATCAGCGAAGCTAAAGTTGACAAGATCGTTGAAGCAG CTTCCAAGCTAATCCCTCTGGGTTTTACTAGTGCTAGCCAACTTCATGCCCAAAGGCttgaaattattcaaataaCATCCGGATCAAGAGAACTTGACAAGATCTTGGAAG GAGGAATCGAGACAGGATCTATTACTGAGATATATGGTGAGTTCCGTTCTGGAAAGACTCAGCTGTGTCACACGCTCTGTGTCACTTGCCAA CTTCCGTTAGATCAAGGAGGTGGTGAAGGAAAGGCAATGTACATCGATGCAGAGGGCACATTCAGGCCACAGAGACTCTTACAGATAGCAGACAG ATTTGGACTAAATGGTGCTGATGTCTTGGAGAATGTGGCCTATGCTAGGGCATATAACACTGATCATCAGTCGAGGCTTTTGCTTGAAGCAGCTTCAATGATGGTGGAAACAAG GTTTGCTCTTATGATAGTAGACAGTGCTACTGCTCTCTACAGAACAGATTTCTCTGGAAGGGGAGAACTTTCTGCCCGGCAAATGCATCTTGCAAAGTTTCTCCGGAGCCTTCAAAAGTTAGCAGATGAG TTTGGTGTGGCTGTTGTTATCACAAACCAAGTGGTTGCACAAGTGGATGGTTCAGCAATCTTTGCTGGGCCTCAAATCAAGCCTATTGGTGGTAACATTATGGCGCATGCTTCCACAACAAG GCTTGCTCTGCGGAAGGGAAGGGCAGAGGAGCGCATCTGTAAAGTAATAAGCTCTCCTTGTTTGGCGGAAGCTGAAGCACGGTTTCAGATTTCTGCAGAAGGTGTAACTGATGTCAAGGACTGA